One window of the Podospora pseudopauciseta strain CBS 411.78 chromosome 4, whole genome shotgun sequence genome contains the following:
- the RTF1 gene encoding RNA polymerase-associated protein rtf1 (EggNog:ENOG503NU0X; COG:K; BUSCO:EOG09264XOZ) — protein MSDAESLDDELLALAGGDEYSDSEDDEPRNKSRGDRSRTTSPAPASSKKTDATTRGVAVKRTPAKKTRRRSRSDDESEDEGEASPPASPGSQGSASMDDSDSDSDAAPTQARGGDDDAIQYPVEGLFKSQEEKARIMGMREIEREQILAERREENERIRQNRMLRQLKVNQEKDSKKRKASAVDLEDELRKPSRARTKAGEISEKMDTLRRAREERTSRREQRERDMDRRKQRSPSYRDRSRSHDDRDSDAGDWRRSSRQKSRTPEKEILPADLRDVERVRVGRSRFAEVCFYPGFERAITGCFVRINIGPDQTTRQDVYRMAIIKGFNTGRPYAMPDSSGHQMVVDLYVKVAHGDAVREWPFISCSDRNFTESEWNRYKQVCLQAGISVPTKTQLVNKISDINGLVRHKWTEQEIAEKLKRQNSLMQKFSSTERDNLTRQLEAARARGDEDAVDSLQKKLEDLSTPKLAFRTSLTSADKKRPEGKGLTQQEKLALLNAENRRRNAEEVRKAQIKERSRTIIPKNVAAADKASQEGDSQKESGNNTPAANGNSNGGLLPHIAKLQEQQRATAKNGLPLVHAPLMDDDIIGALDLGIDIEID, from the exons ATGTCTGACGCCGAGTCTCTTGATGATGAGCTCCTTGCGCTTGCCGGAGGAGATGAGTACTCTGACTCCGAAGACGATGAGCCAAGAAACAAAAGCCGTGGCGACAGGTCGCGCACGACATCACCAGCCCCTGCATCTTCCAAGAAGACTGATGCGACTACCAGAGGTGTAGCTGTGAAGAGGACGCCTGCAAAGAAGACGAGAAGACGTAGTAGGAGCGATGACGAGTCGGAGGATGAAGGAGAGGC CTCGCCTCCCGCCTCTCCAGGCTCACAAGGCTCAGCTTCCATGGACGATTCCGACTCCGACTCCGACGCGGCCCCGACCCAAGCTCGCGGTGGAGATGACGATGCCATCCAGTACCCCGTTGAGGGTCTGTTCAAGAGTcaagaggagaaggcccGCATCATGGGCATGCGTGAGATCGAGAGAGAACAGATTCTTGCTGAACGACGAGAGGAGAATGAGCGAATTCGACAGAATAGGATGCTGCGACAGCTCAAGGTCAACCAGGAGAAGGACAgcaagaagcgcaaggcgAGCGCCGTCGACCTCGAAGATGAGCTGCGGAAGCCATCCCGTGCCCGCACCAAGGCTGGCGAGATTAGCGAGAAGATGGATACGTTGCGTCGTGCTCGCGAGGAACGCACCAGCCGCAGAGAGCAGAGAGAGCGGGACATGGATCGCCGCAAGCAACGCTCTCCTTCCTACAGAGACCGAAGCCGCAGCCACGACGACCGTGATAGCGATGCGGGCGACTGGCGCAGAAGCTCTCGACAAAAGTCTAGAACGCCCGAGAAGGAGATCCTGCCTGCTGATCTTCGCGATGTTGAGCGTGTCCGTGTTGGCCGCAGCCGCTTCGCCGAGGTTTGCTTTTACCCTGGCTTCGAGCGGGCCATCACAGGGTGCTTTGTGCGCATTAATATTGGTCCTGATCAGACTACTCGCCAAGATGTCTACCGTATGGCTATCATTAAGG GGTTCAACACCGGTAGACCTTATGCGATGCCTGACAGCTCTGGGCATCAGATGGTCGTCGATTTGTATGTTAAGGTTGCCCATGGAGATGCTGTAAGAGAGTGGCCATTCATCAGCTGCTCAGACCGAAACTTCACCGAG AGCGAGTGGAATCGCTACAAGCAAGTTTGCCTGCAGGCGGGCATCTCCGTACCCACTAAGACCCAGCTGGTCAACAAGATTAGCGACATTAACGGCCTCGTCCGTCACAAGTGGACTGAGCAGGAGATtgccgagaagctcaagcgTCAAAACAGCCTCATGCAGAAGTTCAGCAGCACTGAGCGTGACAACCTCACCCGCCAGCTCGAGGCCGCCCGTGCTCGCGGTGATGAAGACGCTGTTGACAGCCtccagaagaagctcgaggaccTCAGCACGCCGAAGCTAGCATTTAGAACGTCGCTCACTTCTGCTGACAAGAAGAGGCCCGAGGGCAAGGGTTTGACCCAGCAGGAGAAGCTTGCTCTTTTGAACGCCGAGAACCGTCGCCGCAATGCCGAGGAGGTGCGCAAGGCCCAGATCAAGGAGAGGTCCCGTACCATCATCCCTAAGAACGTCGCCGCGGCGGATAAGGCTAGTCAGGAGGGCGATTCTCAAAAGGAGAGCGGCAACAACACACCTGCTGCCAATGGTAACAGCAACGGGGGCCTCTTGCCTCACATTGCCAAGttgcaggagcagcagcgggcTACGGCCAAGAACGGGTTGCCGCTGGTGCATGCGCCgttgatggatgatgatatcATTGGGGCGCTGGATCTCGGTATCGATATTGAGATTGACTAA
- the SPO14 gene encoding Phospholipase D1 (COG:I; EggNog:ENOG503NX5P) — protein sequence MTDTPRLEPSGTPRKEAKTTLSSGTLDELPTIPQAKLLHTHSSPLLSDHVDFATRPATRPNSLRGQSIAENEPTDYLNGGVVHDRQSSPAAGYGNGPIPSALNVENPPKSAASGPSDLLDTSEFTLPNSNRRSVQFTQDDFAPDQITAHSRQGSWDTREAFGKLRGSGFIAILKDLKGTGGSHTPRTPGAGPSELPSTASSPTALRNPPRIPRAADEGSDVDADAEETADETVGGAAKGKQRKKRRIRRPRMDSYSTPNTPQVGVGSQDTAAAGYGRFGGLLRRATLGGVDDHGVVSEGEGRDRLTNARAPRRVTPWSSRGGHDDGEEAESPGGSRVGHHFRRFSALGGVGGGVSDGDAISPRRPFFGTERASTFSAQKWKQVKGALKLLRKKPDEQFDFAKSAELMAELRAVTPAVLMLASMIQRDEHGNKRIPVLLEQLRLKVKSSTPSQEKDSERHWLFEIELEYGSGPSQMKWTIHRTIKDILNLHWKYKLTLGNEKLPSIHQGARPKQPSFPLSAFPYLRGVRGLDESDEEDAPNSQLTPNLLVNNNDRAEETAGELTAGEATVQEGTDIDAPIRKKRSRMSYLGARRKTSALGSMADLGASALDPSVAKRRYVERQQRTLEKYLQDMIRWLMFRADSNRLCRFLELSALGVRLAAEGSYHGKECYLHIQSSKGLDFRRVLTPGKVIARHSRKWFLVRQSYIVCVESPENMNIYDVYLVDPKFKLISKNTKGKELTGKDKNREDDVENLDLTAPRPVAKHHTLKILTSERKVKLFSPNQHLIQQFEESIVEMLKNTPWHLHNRFGSFAPVRTGAYAQWLVDGRDYMWNVSRAISMAKDVIYIHDWWLSPELYMRRPACISQKWRLDRLLQRKAAEGVKVFVIVYRNVEAAIPIDSEYTKFSLLNLHPNIFVQRSPHQFKKNQFFFAHHEKIVIVDHDIAFVGGIDLCFGRWDCPQHPVVDDKPTGFEPQEGQPRDAEHVQLFPGKDYSNPRVRDFFRLNEPYEEMYDRSRIPRMPWHDIAMQVVGQPARDLTRHFVQRWNYVRRGRKPTRPTPFLLPPPDCNPEELEAVGLNGTCEVQILRSASTWSLGIEDTEQSIHLAYIKMIEDSDHFVYMENQFFITSTETLNSKMVNGIGDALVRRIIRAHENDEDWRAVILIPLMPGFQNEVNEQDGTSVRLILQCQYRSICRGEHSIFGRLKAAGIDPEDYIQFFCLRQWGKMSNGMLTTEMLYIHAKCIIVDDRVALIGSANINERSMLGNRDSEAAAIVRDTDMIWSTMAGRPYQVGRFAHTLRLRLMREHLGLDVDEILEEERQADLDQAEAFEAEMDRIYSDESDGLSPVAESSRRRSSARPEPLNIPSRKNASDHQDTDPEKPVGRGRSSSRVSKGKGSADGLRIDIPQADKHKVEVEGLGADHWKAAQEEGLRQGRDSVIVNDREVLVHDVLSGGRGTIDSPKQAHQLRRPSAVTSRDEGGIDNDGIPPMPPFDRRTTEQLGLPRANQLPTLPMVDDTDIGGPPVHTDAGGRLSFGPAHTLPIDIKLADVHKDCMRDPLNPAFYDEVWSKVAENNTRIYRRVFRCMPDSEATNWAEYKEFDAYNQRFKESMDFHRSDEESEKPPMSHAAAQAGGGGAGIGAPGPATASYATAEKLASPLGNAVRDALSHNEPNKDAVLDEKRGMQENDYGQDNSWSDMNPDPEKSVDPLDTGNHPTNSSHDHLPQTEKLDVIKPRERRATFSNQEKPPKTGDSTASAANTDANGNSVKPVGSQRRPRRRTTTRGSRKGFSPTDDMLNRADAEELLNMTQGALVQFPYDWLVVEETNGNWLFQVDQVAPLAIYN from the exons ATGACGGATACCCCCCGGCTTGAGCCTTCGGGCACGCCTCGAAAGGAAGCAAAGACGACCCTTTCCTCCGGCACGCTCGACGAATtgcccaccatcccccaagccaaactcctccacaCTCACTCATCACCATTGCTGTCCGACCATGTCGATTTTGCTACCCGCCCGGCGACGAGACCGAATTCCCTACGTGGGCAGAGCATTGCCGAGAACGAGCCTACAGATTACTTgaatgggggggttgtcCATGACCGACAATCTTCCCCTGCGGCTGGCTATGGCAATGGGCCCATACCGTCCGCTCTCAATGTTGAGAACCCCCCTAAATCCGCTGCCTCAGGCCCATCCGACCTACTGGACACATCGGAGTTCACTTTGCCGAATTCAAACCGAAGAAGCGTACAGTTCACCCAGGATGACTTCGCGCCAGACCAGATAACAGCACATTCGAGGCAGGGTTCTTGGGACACCCGCGAAGCCTTTGGAAAGCTCCGTGGCTCGGGTTTCATTGCCATACTCAAGGACTTGAAAGGCACTGGCGGATCGCATACCCCGAGGACACCTGGTGCCGGTCCTTCGGAACTCCCATCCACCGCAAGTTCGCCAACAGCACTCCGTAATCCACCAAGAATACCTCGCGCGGCAGACGAAGGTAGTGATGTTGATGCAGATGCCGAGGAAACTGCCGATGAGACGGTTGGCGGAGCTGCGAAGGGTAAACAACGAAAGAAGAGACGGATCCGGAGACCCAGAATGGACTCATATTCGACGCCCAACACACCTCAAGTTGGTGTGGGAAGCCAGGATACTGCTGCCGCTGGGTACGGGAGGTTTGGAGGGCTTTTGCGACGTGCAACGTTGGGAGGCGTAGACGACCATGGCGTTGTATCTGAGGGTGAAGGTCGTGACCGCCTGACTAATGCACGGGCCCCCAGAAGAGTTACGCCATGGTCTTCAAGAGGTGGTCATGATGACGGGGAAGAAGCCGAAAGCCCAGGAGGTTCGAGGGTTGGCCATCATTTCAGAAGATTTTCGGCCCTCGGCggtgtcggtggtggtgtcagTGATGGGGATGCCATCAGCCCCAGAAGGCCCTTTTTCGGAACCGAACGAGCCAGTACGTTCAGTGCACAAAAATGGAAACAAGTTAAAGGTGCCTTGAAGCTGCTGCGCAAAAAGCCAGACGAGCAGTTTGACTTTGCCAAATCAGCAGAGCTCATGGCCGAACTACGGGCGGTTACCCCCGCTGTGTTGATGCTGGCAAGCATGATACAGCGGGACGAGCATGGTAACAAGAGGATCCCCGTGCTGCTCGAGCAGTTGAGGCTTAAAGTCAAGAGTAGTACGCCAAGTCAAGAGAAGGACAGCGAGAGACATTGGCTCTTTGAAATCGAGCTCGAGTACGGCAGTGGTCCAAGTCAGATGAAGTGGACCATCCACCGCACCATCAAGGACATTCTCAACCTTCATTGGAAGTATAAGTTGACGCTAGGGAACGAGAAGTTGCCTTCCATTCATCAAGGGGCGAGACCAAAACAGCCCAGCTTTCCTTTGTCTGCCTTTCCCTACCTTCGTGGAGTGAGAGGCTTGGATGAgtctgacgaggaggatgctcCGAACAGCCAGCTTACGCCCAACCTGCTTGTTAATAACAACGATAGGGCTGAAGAGACGGCCGGGGAGCTAACAGCAGGCGAAGCGACTGTTCAGGAAGGGACCGATATCGACGCCCCGATTCGGAAAAAGCGCTCACGCATGTCGTACCTGGGTGCTCGACGAAAGACCTCAGCGCTCGGATCCATGGCCGATCTTGGTGCCAGTGCTTTGGACCCCAGTGTGGCCAAGAGACGCTACGTTGAGCGGCAACAGAGGACGCTGGAAAAGTATCTTCAAGACATGATTCGCTGGCTCATGTTCCGCGCGGATAGCAACCGTCTCTGCCGCTTCCTCGAACTCTCTGCCCTTGGTGTGCGCCTTGCTGCAGAAGGCAGCTATCACGGGAAAGAATGCTACCTGCACATTCAGTCCTCCAAGGGACTCGACTTTCGACGGGTTTTGACGCCAGGAAAGGTGATTGCTAGACACAGTCGGAAATGGTTCCTTGTGCGTCAAAGTTATATCGTCTGCGTTGAGTCCCCGGAGAACATGAATATCTACGACGTCTACCTCGTTGATCCCAAGTTCAAGCTCATATCGAAGAAcaccaagggcaaggagcTTACCGGCAAGGACAAAAATAgagaggatgatgttgaaaATCTCGACTTGACGGCTCCCCGCCCTGTGGCCAAGCACCATACTCTCAAGATCCTTACCTCGGAGCGAAAGGTCAAGTTGTTCTCCCCGAATCAGCACCTCATTCAGCAATTTGAGGAGTCCATCGTGGAGATGCTGAAGAACACGCCATGGCACCTGCACAATCGGTTTGGCAGCTTTGCCCCTGTTCGCACTGGGGCCTATGCCCAATGGCTTGTGGACGGCCGAGACTACATGTGGAACGTCTCGCGTGCCATCAGCATGGCAAAGGATGTCATCTACATTCACGACTGGTGGCTGAGTCCCGAGTTGTACATGAGACGTCCCGCTTGTATCAGCCAAAAGTGGCGACTTGATCGTCTGCTGCAGCGAAAGGCTGCCGAAGGTGTCAAGGTCTTTGTGATTGTCTACCGCAATGTGGAAGCCGCTATCCCTATTGATTCCGAGTATACCAAATTTTCCTTGCTTAACTTGCACCCGAACATTTTTGTCCAGCGCTCGCCACATCAGTTTAAAAAGAACCAGTTCTTCTTTGCTCATCACGAAAAGATCGTTATTGTCGATCATGATATCGCCTTTGTCGGTGGCATCGATCTCTGCTTTGGTCGTTGGGATTGCCCGCAACATCCTGTGGTGGACGACAAACCTACTGGTTTCGAGCCTCAAGAGGGACAGCCCAGGGATGCCGAGCATGTTCAACTCTTCCCCGGAAAGGACTATTCTAACCCCCGTGTTCGCGACTTCTTCCGCCTCAACGAGCCTTACGAGGAGATGTATGATCGCTCCAGAATCCCACGCATGCCATGGCACGATATTGCCATGCAAGTAGTAGGCCAGCCAGCTCGCGATCTCACTCGTCACTTTGTTCAGAGGTGGAACTACGTCCGTCGCGGACGCAAGCCCACCAGACCTACGCCGTTCCTGCTGCCTCCGCCGGATTGCAACccggaggagcttgaggcAGTTGGCTTGAATGGCACTTGTGAGGTGCAAATCCTTCGCTCGGCATCCACCTGGTCTCTAGGCATTGAAGACACGGAACAAAGCATCCACTTGGCTTATATCAAGATGATCGAAGACTCGGACCATTTCGTATATATGGAGAATCAGTTCTTCATCACCAGCACCGAGACCCTCAATAGCAAGATGGTCAATGGTATCGGCGATGCCCTGGTTCGCCGCATCATTCGTGCTCACGAAAACGACGAGGACTGGCGAGCGGTTATCCTGATTCCCCTGATGCCTGGCTTCCAGAACGAGGTGAACGAACAAGATGGCACCAGCGTTCGTCTCATTCTGCAGTGCCAATACCGCAGTATCTGTCGTGGAGAGCACTCGATCTTTGGGCGCCTCAAGGCTGCCGGCATTGACCCTGAGGACTACATTCAGTTCTTTTGTCTCCGGCAGTGGGGCAAGATGTCCAACGGCATGCTCACAACCGAGATGTTGTATATCCATGCCAAGTGCATCATCGTTGACGACCGGGTGGCTTTGATCGGATCGGCCAACATCAATGAGCGCTCCATGTTGGGCAACCGCGATTCCGAGGCTGCCGCCATCGTCCGCGATACCGACATGATTTGGTCCACGATGGCCGGACGCCCTTATCAGGTCGGGAGATTCGCCCACACGCTGCGTCTTCGGTTGATGAGAGAGCATTTGGGCTTGGACGTTGACGagattttggaggaggaaagacAGGCCGATCTCGACCAAGCAGAGGCTTtcgaggccgagatggaCCGCATCTACAGCGACGAATCCGATGGACTGTCTCCTGTGGCCGAGAGCTCAAGACGCCGTAGTTCGGCTCGCCCAGAGCCACTCAATATCCCATCTCGGAAGAACGCCAGTGATCACCAGGATACAGATCCGGAGAAGCCGGTGGGCAGAGGCCGGTCTTCCTCCAGGGTctccaagggcaagggctCTGCCGACGGTCTACGAATTGACATTCCACAGGCTGACAAGCACAaggtggaagtggaaggTCTCGGTGCTGATCATTGGAAGGCCGCTCAGGAGGAAGGTCTTCGTCAGGGGCGTGATTCTGTTATTGTCAATGATAGAGAAGTGTTGGTTCATGATGTTTTGTCTGGCGGAAGGGGAACAATTGACAGTCCCAAGCAAGCTCATCAGCTCCGGCGCCCCTCGGCCGTCACCTCTCGTGACGAAGGAGGGATTGATAACGACGGTATTCCTCCCATGCCACCATTTGACAGGCGGACCACGGAGCAACTTGGACTGCCACGGGCAAACCAGTTGCCAACACTGCCCATGGTGGACGATACCGACATTGGCGGCCCGCCCGTTCACACTGACGCTGGCGGAAGGTTGAGCTTCGGGCCCGCCCACACCCTTCCTATTGATATCAAGCTGGCCGATGTCCACAAGGATTGTATGCGCGATCCTCTCAACCCAGCCTTCTACGATGAAGTCTGGTCGAAAGTGGCTGAGAACAACACCAGGATTTACCGACGCGTGTTCCGCTGCATGCCAGACTCGGAAGCAACCAACTGGGCTGAGTACAAGGAGTTCGACGCTTACAACCAACGCTTCAAGGAGAGCATGGACTTTCACCGCTCCGACGAAGAGAGCGAGAAGCCTCCCATGAGCCATGCGGCAGCCCAggctggaggcggtggagctGGTATCGGCGCGCCCGGTCCTGCTACTGCCAGTTACGCGACGGCTGAGAAACTGGCAAGTCCCTTGGGCAATGCTGTCAGGGACGCTCTCAGTCACAACGAGCCAAACAAGGATGCCGTTCTTGATGAAAAGCGCGGCATGCAAGAAAATGACTATGGGCAAGACAACTCGTGGAGTGATATGAACCCCGACCCAGAGAAGTCTGTCGACCCCTTGGACACGGGTAATCATCCGACCAATTCAAGTCACGATCACTTGCCCCAGACGGAGAAGCTTGATGTTATCAAACCAAGGGAGCGGAGGGCTACCTTTTCCAACCAGGAGAAGCCCCCCAAGACGGGCGACAGCACTGCGTCAGCTGCCAATACTGATGCCAACGGCAATAGTGTGAAGCCAGTTGGGTCTCAACGACGCCCCAGGCGGCGGACTACCACCAGGGGTAGCCGGAAGGGCTTCAGTCCGACTGATGATATGCTCAACCGCGCCGATGCTGAGGAGCTGCTTAACATGACGCAAGGTGCTTTGGTGCAGTTCCCGTATGATTGGcttgtggtggaggagacgaaTGGCAACTGGCTGTTCCAGGTGGACCAGGTGGCTCCGTTGGCTATCTA TAACTGA
- the COQ7 gene encoding ubiquinone biosynthesis monooxygenase Coq7 (EggNog:ENOG503NY4E; COG:Q) — protein MASPRRLLRTARQLTSAKTPLLTSQSPRHVSTTPSPPLPSPSSPPLPPKNLKPLTESQREMLSSFLRVNQAGELAATLIYTAQTPPILAREPHLRPLMNHMYDQEADHLRVFNSLIAKHRVRPTALYPLWSVLATGLGWSTAVMGKEAAMACTEAVETEIGGHYNAQIRELLKMVSEWEAEGYDVGEEFTELISTLRRIRDEELEHLDHAVEHDAQKAEPHWLLTGVIRAGCRGAIWVSERV, from the coding sequence ATGGCCTCTCCCAGACGCCTCCTCCGAACAGCCCGCCAACTCACCTCAGCCAAAACCCCCTTACTCacctcccaatccccccGCCATGTCTCAaccacaccctccccaccattaccatcaccatcatcaccacccctaCCACCCAAAAACCTCAAACCCCTGACAGAATCTCAGCGGGAAATGCTCTCCTCATTCCTCCGCGTCAACCAAGCCGGCGAGCTAGCCGCCACCCTCATCTACACAGCCCAGACGccccccatcctcgcccGCGAGCcccacctccgccccctGATGAATCACATGTACGACCAAGAAGCCGACCACCTCCGCGTCTTCAACTCCCTCATCGCCAAACACCGCGTCCGCCCAACAGCCCTCTACCCCCTCTGGTCCGTCCTCGCGACCGGACTAGGCTGGTCCACCGCCGTCATGGGCAAAGAAGCCGCCATGGCCTGCACCGAAGCCGTCGAGACTGAAATCGGGGGCCATTACAATGCGCAGATTCGGGAGCTCCTCAAGATGGTCAGCGAgtgggaggcggaggggtaTGATGTCGGCGAGGAATTCACCGAGTTGATCAGCACGCTGAGGAGGATACGggacgaggagctggagcatTTGGACCACGCGGTCGAGCATGACGCGCAAAAGGCGGAGCCGCACTGGCTCCTGACCGGAGTCATCAGAGCGGGGTGTAGGGGGGCTATCTGGGTTAGTGAACGGGTGTAA
- the TUB4 gene encoding gamma-tubulin (COG:Z; EggNog:ENOG503NWWN) has translation MPREIITIQAGQCGNSIGSQFWQQLCQEHGISQDGNLEDFATEGGDRKDVFYYQSDDTRYIPRAILIDLEPRVIHGIQTGPYRNIYNPENFYVGKNGVGAGNNWGDGYQTGELVHEEIMEMIDREADGSDSLEGFMMLHSIAGGTGSGLGSFLLERLNDRFPKKIIQTYSVFPDTTNSGDVVVHPYNSMLTMRRLTQNADSVVVLDNGALSHIAADRLHMQEPSFQQTNQLVSTVMSASTTTLRYPGYMHNDLVSILASLIPTPRCHFLMTSYTPFTGDQVEQAKTVRKTTVLDVMRRLLQPKNRMVSTVPGKKSCYISILNVIQGEVDPTDVHKSLLRIRERRLATFIPWGPASIQVALTKRSPYIPMAHRVSGLMLANHTSIATLFKRIYRQYDGMRKRNAFLEGYKKTAPFADNLSEFDEAREVVTDLIAEYEAAEDANYLNPDVGNENPPSAEVDKRMG, from the exons atgcCAAGAGAAATAATCACCATTCAGGCAGGCCAGTGCGGCAACAGCA TTGGCAGTCAGTTTTGGCAGCAGCTATGCCAGGAGCACGGCATCAGTCAGGACGGCAACCTCGAGGACTTTGCAACCGAGGGCGGCGATCGAAAAGATGTCTTTTATTACCAGAGTGACGATACCCGGTACATCCCAAGAGCTATCCTAATCGATCTGGAGCCACGAGTTATCCACGGCATCCAAACAGGCCCATACAGAAACATATACAACCCTGAGAACTTTTACGTGGGCAAGAATGGTGTAGGGGCCGGAAACAACTGGGGCGATGGGTACCAGACGGGAGAGTTAGTGCACGAGGAGATCATGGAGATGATCGACCGGGAAGCTGACGGCAGTGATTCTCTCGAGGGCTTCATGATGCTGCATTCGATCGCCGGAGGCACAGGCTCAGGCTTGGGTTCCTTCCTACTTGAAAGGTTAAATGACAGATTCCCCAAGAAGATCATCCAGACATACTCCGTATTTCCTGACACGACAAACTCCGGCGACGTGGTGGTACACCCATACAACAGCATGCTCACCATGAGACGCCTCACCCAAAATGCCGATTCAGTGGTTGTCCTCGACAACGGAGCTCTCTCCCACATCGCAGCAGACAGACTTCACATGCAAGAGCCCTCCTtccaacaaacaaaccagCTGGTATCGACCGTCATGTcggccagcaccaccaccctccgctACCCAGGTTACATGCACAATGATCTTGTCAGCATCCTCGCATCTCTCATCCCGACCCCACGTTGCCACTTCCTCATGACTTCTTACACACCCTTCACCGGTGATCAAGTCGAGCAGGCCAAGACAGTCCGCAAGACCACCGTTCTGGACGTCATGCGTCGTCTCTTGCAGCCCAAGAACCGCATGGTATCGACCGTGCCTGGCAAAAAGAGTTGCTACATTTCCATCTTGAACGTCATTCAAGGAGAAGTTGACCCGACAGACGTCCACAAGAGTTTGCTGCGTATCCGTGAACGTCGTCTTGCCACTTTCATTCCGTGGGGTCCCGCCAGTATTCAAGTGGCTCTGACCAAGAGAAGCCCATACATCCCCATGGCACACCGTGTCAGCGGTCTAATGTTGGCCAATCACACGAGCATCGCAACT CTTTTCAAAAGAATTTACCGCCAGTATGATGGCATGAGAAAACGCAATGCCTTCTTGGAGGGCTACAAAAAGACGGCTCCCTTTGCTGACAATCTCAGCGAGTTCGATGAGGCTCGAGAGGTCGTCACAGATCTCATTGCCGAGTACGAGGCCGCCGAAGACGCCAACTATCTCAACCCCGATGTTGGCAACGAGAATCCCCCCTCGGCTGAAGTGGACAAGAGGATGGGTTAA